In Ipomoea triloba cultivar NCNSP0323 chromosome 15, ASM357664v1, one genomic interval encodes:
- the LOC116006544 gene encoding uncharacterized protein LOC116006544 produces MSVSGGVGSPPTGVAEPLYAAERISVWWDIENCQVPRGCDPHAIAQNISSALVAMNYCGPVSISAYGDTTKISPSIQQALNSTGIALNHVPAGVKDASDKKILVDMLFWAVDNPAPANYLLISGDRDFSNALHQLRMRRYNILLAQPQKASAALVAAAKNVWLWTSLSSGGPPLTNIESKQFVTNSIGNVSNCETLAMPINISSQQNQSVDTFHESLYAVNQKFGNLGRGPDTKFKSKQIRRNVTLPSMSRTSSAVVGPQEDHINVNFNQQGQGYPNHFNDSQNLSAAHNTGIPFTGPGTSPNIIYPGSSWVNPSNPFNPYQSCLTMPMRPNTPPPPPPSNALPPISHMRPAHVMPPRTDVPSTALCTLTNAPDISRLKVGEYPNDGYNPPLAQPRNGGEVRPTPNINSSHHLNLNGPPKVYKPQKKQSFYSEKEANRYPLSGQEILPPPSSAIGSSNVSVNGAWGGSTNPSDYVLSLMGVIILALDTLKNEKIMPTEANISDCIHYGDPSYRDTDVKKALESAVEHQMVVMQNLGALQLYVRKNEKLWKCVNPLGENQKEYSTEIWDEIQKFLSSSAGQSALLATHCRYEAATVIKKMSLKELSLGEILQILHMIINMKKWIAHHPSGWQPVKIAVAETNPTLVQGS; encoded by the exons ATGAGCGTCTCCGGCGGTGTAGGATCGCCGCCCACGGGGGTGGCTGAGCCGCTCTACGCGGCTGAGAGGATATCGGTTTGGTGGGACATCGAGAACTGCCAGGTTCCCAGGGGCTGCGACCCGCACGCTATTGCACAGAACATAAGCTCCGCGCTGGTGGCGATGAACTACTGTGGGCCTGTCTCCATCTCTGCCTATGGCGACACCACCAAGATCTCTCCTTCAATTCAGCAGGCCCTTAATAGCACTGGCATCGCCCTCAATCACGTCCCTGCAG GTGTTAAAGATGCCAGTGACAAGAAGATTCTGGTGGACATGCTATTTTGGGCAGTTGACAATCCTGCTCCTGCTAATTATTTGTTGATATCTGGTGATCGAGATTTTTCAAATGCTCTCCATCAGCTGCGCATGCGTAGATATAATATTCTTCTAGCACAACCTCAAAAAGCATCAGCAGCACTTGTTGCTGCAGCAAAGAATGTATGGCTCTGGACAAGTCTTTCATCAGGAGGTCCGCCTCTTACTAACATCGAATCAAAGCAGTTTGTCACTAACAGCATTGGaaatgtttcaaattgtgaGACATTAGCTATGCCCATCAACATTTCCAGTCAGCAAAACCAATCTGTGGATACGTTCCATGAAAGTCTTTATGCAGTGAATCAGAAGTTCGGCAATCTTGGAAGGGGTCCAGATACTAAATTTAAGAGCAAACAAATTCGGAGAAATGTGACTCTACCTAGTATGTCAAGAACTTCAAGTGCAGTGGTGGGACCTCAAGAAGACCATATTAATGTGAACTTTAATCAACAAGGACAAGGGTACCCTAATCATTTTAATGATTCTCAAAATTTATCTGCTGCTCATAATACAGGAATTCCTTTCACAGGACCTGGAACTTCTCCAAATATCATTTACCCTGGATCTTCTTGGGTGAATCCTAGTAACCCTTTTAACCCTTATCAAAGTTGCCTAACAATGCCAATGAGGCCAAacacaccaccgccaccaccaccaagTAATGCACTGCCACCCATTTCACATATGCGCCCTGCACACGTGATGCCTCCCAGGACGGATGTACCTAGCACTGCCTTATGTACTTTAACTAATGCACCTGACATCAGTAGGCTAAAAGTGGGTGAATATCCTAATGACGGATACAATCCTCCTCTTGCTCAACCAAGGAATGGAGGAGAGGTGAGGCCAACTCCCAATATTAATTCTTCTCACCATCTAAACTTGAATGGGCCCCCGAAAGTATATAAACCTCAGAAGAAACAGTCATTTTACAGTGAGAAAGAAGCGAACAGGTATCCACTCTCTGGGCAAGAGATTTTGCCACCGCCTTCCTCTGCAATTGGCAGTAGTAATGTATCTGTTAATGGTGCGTGGGGAGGTTCCACAAACCCTTCCGATTATGTGCTAAGCCTTATGGGGGTTATCATACTTGCCTTGGATACATTAAAAAATGAGAAGATTATGCCAACTGAGGCAAACATTTCTGATTGTATTCATTATGGAGATCCAAGTTATCGTGATACTGATGTTAAGAAGGCTCTTGAGAGTGCAGTTGAACATCAGATGGTAGTAATGCAAAACTTAGGTGCTTTGCAATTATATGTGCGTAAGAATGAGAAATTGTGGAAGTGTGTCAATCCACTTGGTGAAAATCAAAAGGAGTATTCAACAGAAATCTGGGATGAAATCCAGAAATTTCTATCATCTTCTGCTGGACAGTCTGCCTTGTTGGCTACCCATTGCAG GTATGAAGCAGCCACTGTTATAAAGAAGATGAGTTTAAAAGAGCTTTCTCTTGGAGAAATACTTCAGATCTTGCACATGATTATCAATATGAAGAAATGGATCGCACATCATCCATCAGGATGGCAACCAGTTAAGATTGCTGTTGCAGAGACTAACCCAACCCTGGTCCAGGGAAGTTAG